The following nucleotide sequence is from bacterium.
GCCATCAGCCACGTCGAAACCCTGACGCCGGCCGGCACCTTCAAGATGTCCCTGATTCGCGATACCTGGGGACTCGGCTTGTCGAGCGTCGAGAGCGCAGGCATTCCCGGCATAGGGCTCTTCATGTTCTCGTCGACGACGCCCATCGACAACCACAACACCATCTCACGCTGGCTGATGTTCGCGACCAAGAACGCCATCGACGTCGCTGGAGAAGAGTGGTTCGACGGCATCACGAAAGGGGTGATGGACGACTGGGATGTCTGGACCAACAAGATCCACCTCCGCAACCCCGTGTTCTGCAAGGCGGATACGCCACTGATCGAATTCCGTCGCTGGGCGCGACAGTTCTACTCGACCACGGATTAGAGGAGCAGAGCCATGGACCGCCATCTCGTGATCTCTTCGGACTGCCATGCCGGGCTTCCGCCGGAGCAGTACCGGAGTTATGTGGATCCGAAATTCCGCGACGCCTTCGATCATGCGCTTCCCATCCAGGTCAAGATGACGAAGACGATGGAAGAGAGCTTCCTGATCGCCGACATCAACGCGGAATGGCGCAAAGGGCACGAGAAGGCGCTCACCGGCGCCTGGGACGATGGGGAGCGCACGAAGGTGATGGACGGCGACGGAGTCGCATTGGAGGTCATCTTCCCCGACGGCATCACCGAACAGAATGCACCGCCTTTCGGTGCTGGCTTCGCCATGCCGACCGGGGGCGTCGTGCCGGAACTCCAGTGGGCGGGCTGCCACGCCCACAACCGCTGGATGGCCGATCTGGTGGCGATGGCGCCCGAGCGCCGGCTCGGCCTGGCGTGTATTCCCGCGCTGTGGGATGTGGAGCAGGCCGTACGGGAGATCCGCCTCGCCCGTGAGAATGGGCTCCGGGGAATCATACTGCCCCCCTTGTGGGGCCAGCTCCCGGCCTACCACCATCCGAAGTACGACCCGATCTGGGAGATCTGTCAGGACCTCGACATGCCGATCCACTTCCACATCGGTCCATCTCCGATCGAGGAGTACTTCGGGCCGTTGTCGGAGTTGGAGAGCGGCGAACGGACTCCCCCCGTCGGGGCCATGGGCGCTTTCCTCTCCGAGGTGGTCTGGTGGGTCAGCCGAACGGCCACCTTCATGATCTGGGGGGGTGTCTTCGAACGCTACCCGAGGCTCAAGATGGCAATCGTCGAGGGCGCCATCGATTGGGTTCCGGACTACATGCGGCTGCTCGA
It contains:
- a CDS encoding amidohydrolase, with the protein product MDRHLVISSDCHAGLPPEQYRSYVDPKFRDAFDHALPIQVKMTKTMEESFLIADINAEWRKGHEKALTGAWDDGERTKVMDGDGVALEVIFPDGITEQNAPPFGAGFAMPTGGVVPELQWAGCHAHNRWMADLVAMAPERRLGLACIPALWDVEQAVREIRLARENGLRGIILPPLWGQLPAYHHPKYDPIWEICQDLDMPIHFHIGPSPIEEYFGPLSELESGERTPPVGAMGAFLSEVVWWVSRTATFMIWGGVFERYPRLKMAIVEGAIDWVPDYMRLLDVRYKVTPQAQKLGDYISHLSMSPSDYFRRNIRLGAACMSPGDGQLGQAIGGECIMWGSDYPHPEGSWPNTHDQIAEAMAGLSDDEIAAQLGGNAVEFYSLDTEKLAPIAARIGPKKSEFRKQS